From a region of the Necator americanus strain Aroian chromosome Unknown Necator_2022.05.29.01.07, whole genome shotgun sequence genome:
- a CDS encoding uncharacterized protein (NECATOR_2022.05.29.01.07.G80.T1) has product MFYNDGVYLDMWTMDSSVLFTATTLVPVGFGLITPLTWNGRMFLVIYAIVGIPLALVTISDIGKFFCDAVFKLFRESTSIFMAALLILLLLYPLVGGLCIHNVSHLSLFDSVYYCCITILTVGFGDIELVPFFNGPPIPVPYLILFIVVGVTLVTMSVDVVATNIIHQIHYMGRQMGKAKVIADKMIQMAQKISINKGLGLGMTQLGAFAKMGMMINLTSNGGALSRGNQDRSNYEKENQPMQRKSTAFDPELDFDLIDRLVPYGYPSQNRDEGDDDVFYEQQWNV; this is encoded by the exons ATGTTTTATAATGATGGAGTTTATTTGGATATGTGGACAATGGATTCTTCTGTGCTCTTCACCGCCACTACACTGGTACCTGTAG GATTTGGTCTTATTACACCTTTGACATGGAACGGTCGAATGTTTCTAGTTATTTATGCTATTGTTGGTATTCCGCTGGCATTGGTTACCATTTCAGATATCGGGAAGTTTTTTTGCGATGCCGTCTTTAAACTTTTCAGAGAG TCGACATCGATCTTCATGGCTGCACTTTTGATCTTGCTTTTGCTGTATCCCCTTGTCGGTGGTCTATGCATCCACAACGTCTCACATTTATCGCTATTCGACAGCGTCTATTACTGCTGTATTACGATACTCACTGTAGGATTTGGAGATATCGAGTTGGTGCCATTTTTCAACGG TCCTCCTATACCAGTTCCCTATCTGATCCTTTTTATTGTCGTTGGAGTTACCTTAGTGACAATGTCAG TGGATGTAGTAGCAACCAACATCATCCACCAGATCCATTATATGGGAAGGCAAATGGGAAAGGCTAAGGTTATCGCCGACAAAATGATTCAG ATGGCCCAGAAAATCAGCATAAATAAAGGACTTGGACTAGGAATGACACAGCTGGGCGCATTTGCTAAGATGGGAATGATGATAAAT TTAACATCGAATGGTGGCGCGCTGAGTCGAGGAAATCAGGATCGCAGTAACTACGAAAAGGAGAATCAGCCGATGCAACGAAAAAGCACCGCTTTCGACCCCGAACTTGACTTCGATCTAATCGACAGATTAG TTCCTTATGGATACCCTTCTCAGAACCGGGATGAAGGAGACGACGACGTTTTCTACGAACAACAGTGGAACGTTTGA
- a CDS encoding uncharacterized protein (NECATOR_2022.05.29.01.07.G80.T2): MDSSVLFTATTLVPVGFGLITPLTWNGRMFLVIYAIVGIPLALVTISDIGKFFCDAVFKLFRESTSIFMAALLILLLLYPLVGGLCIHNVSHLSLFDSVYYCCITILTVGFGDIELVPFFNGPPIPVPYLILFIVVGVTLVTMSVDVVATNIIHQIHYMGRQMGKAKVIADKMIQMAQKISINKGLGLGMTQLGAFAKMGMMINLTSNGGALSRGNQDRSNYEKENQPMQRKSTAFDPELDFDLIDRLVPYGYPSQNRDEGDDDVFYEQQWNV; this comes from the exons ATGGATTCTTCTGTGCTCTTCACCGCCACTACACTGGTACCTGTAG GATTTGGTCTTATTACACCTTTGACATGGAACGGTCGAATGTTTCTAGTTATTTATGCTATTGTTGGTATTCCGCTGGCATTGGTTACCATTTCAGATATCGGGAAGTTTTTTTGCGATGCCGTCTTTAAACTTTTCAGAGAG TCGACATCGATCTTCATGGCTGCACTTTTGATCTTGCTTTTGCTGTATCCCCTTGTCGGTGGTCTATGCATCCACAACGTCTCACATTTATCGCTATTCGACAGCGTCTATTACTGCTGTATTACGATACTCACTGTAGGATTTGGAGATATCGAGTTGGTGCCATTTTTCAACGG TCCTCCTATACCAGTTCCCTATCTGATCCTTTTTATTGTCGTTGGAGTTACCTTAGTGACAATGTCAG TGGATGTAGTAGCAACCAACATCATCCACCAGATCCATTATATGGGAAGGCAAATGGGAAAGGCTAAGGTTATCGCCGACAAAATGATTCAG ATGGCCCAGAAAATCAGCATAAATAAAGGACTTGGACTAGGAATGACACAGCTGGGCGCATTTGCTAAGATGGGAATGATGATAAAT TTAACATCGAATGGTGGCGCGCTGAGTCGAGGAAATCAGGATCGCAGTAACTACGAAAAGGAGAATCAGCCGATGCAACGAAAAAGCACCGCTTTCGACCCCGAACTTGACTTCGATCTAATCGACAGATTAG TTCCTTATGGATACCCTTCTCAGAACCGGGATGAAGGAGACGACGACGTTTTCTACGAACAACAGTGGAACGTTTGA